A single genomic interval of Mangifera indica cultivar Alphonso chromosome 5, CATAS_Mindica_2.1, whole genome shotgun sequence harbors:
- the LOC123216521 gene encoding NDR1/HIN1-like protein 13 isoform X2, with the protein MRQHTETNPYFLPPRSPTPTPTQKPQREHGGQQNQPLSPPPSSLHPQTQPTGIVPPLSHQQAETNFPWVWPLKKKGKPKHHDGRKDYQQQPRQRPFVRQQPRRTKLPTWFLAVICAFFWLVIILGGLIVLIVYLVFRPHSPSFEVSNVSLNAAYLDVGSLLNADITVLAKFINTNKKVRVDFSYVVLDLYYGNTLIASQYIEPFTAARLQTRLASVHMVTSQVQLPLDETQRFQKEIERNEIVFQVKGVFRARSNLGSFLRYSYKLYGHCTIVVSNPPGGVLKGVKCKTKR; encoded by the exons atgcGTCAGCATACAGAAACCAACCCTTATTTTCTCCCACCTCGGTCGCCAACACCAACACCAACACAAAAACCACAGCGTGAGCATGGAGGTCAACAAAACCAACCACTTTCTCCACCACCATCATCACTGCACCCACAAACCCAACCGACAGGGATCGTACCTCCTCTGAGTCACCAACAGGCAGAAACAAACTTCCCATGGGTCTGGCcattaaagaaaaaagggaaaccGAAGCATCATGATGGACGTAAAGATTACCAGCAGCAAC CACGTCAACGCCCTTTTGTTAGGCAACAGCCTCGTCGAACCAAACTACCTACATGGTTTCTAGCAGTCATTTGTGCATTCTTTTGGCTAGTCATTATTCTAGGAGGCCTAATTGTCCTAATAGTCTATCTTGTGTTTCGCCCGCATAGCCCAAGTTTTGAAGTGTCTAATGTCAGCTTAAATGCAGCATATCTGGACGTGGGCAGTTTGCTCAATGCTGATATCACTGTGCTGGCTAAGTTCATAAATACCAACAAGAAAGTAAGGGTGGACTTCAGTTACGTAGTCCTTGATCTTTACTATGGAAACACCCTGATTGCCTCTCAATATATTGAGCCTTTCACAGCAGCAAGGCTTCAGACAAGGCTTGCCAGTGTTCATATGGTAACCAGTCAGGTTCAGCTTCCCTTGGATGAAACCCAACGGTTTCAGAAGGAAATAGAGAGAAATGAAATTGTGTTCCAAGTCAAGGGAGTGTTTCGGGCAAGATCTAATCTGGGAAGTTTCCTTCGCTACTCGTATAAGCTGTATGGACATTGCACAATTGTTGTCTCTAATCCTCCTGGTGGAGTCTTAAAAGGTGTCAAATGCAAAACTAAACGTTGA
- the LOC123216519 gene encoding serine/threonine-protein kinase AFC2-like isoform X5 yields MEMDYVTEFPHTHMDFRPRKRPRLAWEPTQALAKLFLCPLICSFADKILRKLGEGTFGQVLNCLDRETGEMVAIKVVRSIKKYRDAAMTEIDVLQLLKKNDKSGRRCVQIRSWFDYCNHICIVFEMLGPSLYDFLLKNNYRSFPVDLVREIGRQLLECVAFMHELRLIHTDLKPENILFISPEYIKIPDYKVMPQSTNEGTFYKRLPKSSAIKVIDFGSTAFEHQDHNYIVSTRHYRAPEVILGSLISGLGWSYPCDIWSVGCILVELCSGETLFQTHENLEHLAMMERVLGPLPQHMLKRDGKHAEKYVKRGRLDWPEGATSRESIKAVLKLPHLQNIVMQHVDHSAGYLIDLLQGLLRYDPSNRLTAREALRHPFLTGDHYRRF; encoded by the exons ATGGAGATGGACTACGTTACAGAGTTTCCTCACACTCACATGGATTTTCGTCCCAGGAAGAGACCTCGATTAGCTTGGGAACCAACTCAAGCACTCGCaaag CTTTTCTTATGTCCTCTTATTTGTTCATTTGCAGACAAGATACTCAGAAAACTTGGTGAAG GAACCTTTGGTCAGGTTTTGAATTGCTTGGATAGGGAAACAGGTGAGATGGTGGCCATAAAAGTTGTGCGTAGCATTAAGAAATACCGTGATGCAGCAATGACAGAGATTGATGTGCTACAGTTACTCAAGAAGAATGACAAAAGCGGCCGTCG TTGTGTTCAAATACGGAGCTGGTTTGACTATTGTAACCATATATGCATA GTCTTTGAGATGCTTGGACCAAGCCTATATGATTTtcttctaaaaaataattaccgCTCATTTCCTGTTGATCTAGTCCGTGAGATTGGCAGACAACTGTTGGAATGTGTGGCAT TCATGCATGAATTGCGCCTCATCCATACAGACTTGAAGCCTGAGAATATACTTTTTATTTCTCCAGAATACATAAAAATACCTGACTACAAG GTTATGCCTCAGTCAACAAATGAGGGAACCTTCTACAAGAGGTTGCCAAAGTCAAGTGCCATAAAGGTTATTGATTTTGGCAGCACAGCTTTTGAGCATCAAGACCACAATTACATTGTCTCTACCAGGCACTACCGTGCACCCGAGGTTATTCTTG GTTCGTTAATTTCAGGACTTGGATGGAGTTATCCATGCGACATATGGAGTGTTGGTTGTATCTTGGTGGAATTGTGCTCA GGAGAAACTTTGTTTCAGACACATGAAAACTTAGAGCACTTAGCCATGATGGAAAGGGTTCTAGGCCCATTACCTCAGCACATGCTGAAAAGAGATGG CAAACATGCCGAGAAGTATGTGAAAAGAGGTAGATTGGACTGGCCAGAGGGTGCAACATCTCGAGAAAGCATTAAAGCTGTCCTAAAGCTACCTCATCTCCAG AACATAGTAATGCAGCATGTAGATCACTCAGCTGGGTACCTAATAGATCTGTTGCAAGGGCTTCTTAGGTATGATCCTTCCAATAGACTAACTGCTCGTGAAGCCCTCAGGCACCCTTTCCTTACAGGAGATCATTACCGGAGATTTTAA
- the LOC123216519 gene encoding serine/threonine-protein kinase AFC2-like isoform X2, whose protein sequence is MEMDYVTEFPHTHMDFRPRKRPRLAWEPTQALAKAQSGIYRGQDVGSVTSYGPSRVPSDHACVFVKGLVQNGSPRRRNVGKDGHYTFVLGENLSSRYKILRKLGEGTFGQVLNCLDRETGEMVAIKVVRSIKKYRDAAMTEIDVLQLLKKNDKSGRRCVQIRSWFDYCNHICIVFEMLGPSLYDFLLKNNYRSFPVDLVREIGRQLLECVAFMHELRLIHTDLKPENILFISPEYIKIPDYKVMPQSTNEGTFYKRLPKSSAIKVIDFGSTAFEHQDHNYIVSTRHYRAPEVILGLGWSYPCDIWSVGCILVELCSGETLFQTHENLEHLAMMERVLGPLPQHMLKRDGKHAEKYVKRGRLDWPEGATSRESIKAVLKLPHLQNIVMQHVDHSAGYLIDLLQGLLRYDPSNRLTAREALRHPFLTGDHYRRF, encoded by the exons ATGGAGATGGACTACGTTACAGAGTTTCCTCACACTCACATGGATTTTCGTCCCAGGAAGAGACCTCGATTAGCTTGGGAACCAACTCAAGCACTCGCaaag GCTCAGTCAGGGATATACCGTGGACAAGATGTTGGGAGTGTGACCAGCTATGGGCCTTCAAGGGTACCCTCAGACCATGCTTGTGTGTTTGTAAAGGGGTTGGTTCAAAATGGCTCTCCCCGAAGGCGAAATGTTGGAAAAGATGGGCATTACACATTTGTGCTTGGAGAAAATTTATCTTCTCGCT ACAAGATACTCAGAAAACTTGGTGAAG GAACCTTTGGTCAGGTTTTGAATTGCTTGGATAGGGAAACAGGTGAGATGGTGGCCATAAAAGTTGTGCGTAGCATTAAGAAATACCGTGATGCAGCAATGACAGAGATTGATGTGCTACAGTTACTCAAGAAGAATGACAAAAGCGGCCGTCG TTGTGTTCAAATACGGAGCTGGTTTGACTATTGTAACCATATATGCATA GTCTTTGAGATGCTTGGACCAAGCCTATATGATTTtcttctaaaaaataattaccgCTCATTTCCTGTTGATCTAGTCCGTGAGATTGGCAGACAACTGTTGGAATGTGTGGCAT TCATGCATGAATTGCGCCTCATCCATACAGACTTGAAGCCTGAGAATATACTTTTTATTTCTCCAGAATACATAAAAATACCTGACTACAAG GTTATGCCTCAGTCAACAAATGAGGGAACCTTCTACAAGAGGTTGCCAAAGTCAAGTGCCATAAAGGTTATTGATTTTGGCAGCACAGCTTTTGAGCATCAAGACCACAATTACATTGTCTCTACCAGGCACTACCGTGCACCCGAGGTTATTCTTG GACTTGGATGGAGTTATCCATGCGACATATGGAGTGTTGGTTGTATCTTGGTGGAATTGTGCTCA GGAGAAACTTTGTTTCAGACACATGAAAACTTAGAGCACTTAGCCATGATGGAAAGGGTTCTAGGCCCATTACCTCAGCACATGCTGAAAAGAGATGG CAAACATGCCGAGAAGTATGTGAAAAGAGGTAGATTGGACTGGCCAGAGGGTGCAACATCTCGAGAAAGCATTAAAGCTGTCCTAAAGCTACCTCATCTCCAG AACATAGTAATGCAGCATGTAGATCACTCAGCTGGGTACCTAATAGATCTGTTGCAAGGGCTTCTTAGGTATGATCCTTCCAATAGACTAACTGCTCGTGAAGCCCTCAGGCACCCTTTCCTTACAGGAGATCATTACCGGAGATTTTAA
- the LOC123216521 gene encoding NDR1/HIN1-like protein 13 isoform X1 — MRQHTETNPYFLPPRSPTPTPTQKPQREHGGQQNQPLSPPPSSLHPQTQPTGIVPPLSHQQAETNFPWVWPLKKKGKPKHHDGRKDYQQQPLGPWVALASPQGSQDTQSTHSHGQEPVQPEHAQPTQPPKRQQRGRQHPQQEQPRQRPFVRQQPRRTKLPTWFLAVICAFFWLVIILGGLIVLIVYLVFRPHSPSFEVSNVSLNAAYLDVGSLLNADITVLAKFINTNKKVRVDFSYVVLDLYYGNTLIASQYIEPFTAARLQTRLASVHMVTSQVQLPLDETQRFQKEIERNEIVFQVKGVFRARSNLGSFLRYSYKLYGHCTIVVSNPPGGVLKGVKCKTKR; from the coding sequence atgcGTCAGCATACAGAAACCAACCCTTATTTTCTCCCACCTCGGTCGCCAACACCAACACCAACACAAAAACCACAGCGTGAGCATGGAGGTCAACAAAACCAACCACTTTCTCCACCACCATCATCACTGCACCCACAAACCCAACCGACAGGGATCGTACCTCCTCTGAGTCACCAACAGGCAGAAACAAACTTCCCATGGGTCTGGCcattaaagaaaaaagggaaaccGAAGCATCATGATGGACGTAAAGATTACCAGCAGCAACCACTAGGTCCATGGGTGGCATTGGCATCACCACAAGGAAGCCAAGACACACAATCAACCCATTCACATGGGCAGGAGCCTGTACAACCTGAACATGCACAGCCCACACAACCGCCAAAGCGTCAACAGCGTGGGCGCCAACATCCTCAACAGGAGCAACCACGTCAACGCCCTTTTGTTAGGCAACAGCCTCGTCGAACCAAACTACCTACATGGTTTCTAGCAGTCATTTGTGCATTCTTTTGGCTAGTCATTATTCTAGGAGGCCTAATTGTCCTAATAGTCTATCTTGTGTTTCGCCCGCATAGCCCAAGTTTTGAAGTGTCTAATGTCAGCTTAAATGCAGCATATCTGGACGTGGGCAGTTTGCTCAATGCTGATATCACTGTGCTGGCTAAGTTCATAAATACCAACAAGAAAGTAAGGGTGGACTTCAGTTACGTAGTCCTTGATCTTTACTATGGAAACACCCTGATTGCCTCTCAATATATTGAGCCTTTCACAGCAGCAAGGCTTCAGACAAGGCTTGCCAGTGTTCATATGGTAACCAGTCAGGTTCAGCTTCCCTTGGATGAAACCCAACGGTTTCAGAAGGAAATAGAGAGAAATGAAATTGTGTTCCAAGTCAAGGGAGTGTTTCGGGCAAGATCTAATCTGGGAAGTTTCCTTCGCTACTCGTATAAGCTGTATGGACATTGCACAATTGTTGTCTCTAATCCTCCTGGTGGAGTCTTAAAAGGTGTCAAATGCAAAACTAAACGTTGA
- the LOC123216519 gene encoding serine/threonine-protein kinase AFC2-like isoform X1, with protein sequence MEMDYVTEFPHTHMDFRPRKRPRLAWEPTQALAKAQSGIYRGQDVGSVTSYGPSRVPSDHACVFVKGLVQNGSPRRRNVGKDGHYTFVLGENLSSRYKILRKLGEGTFGQVLNCLDRETGEMVAIKVVRSIKKYRDAAMTEIDVLQLLKKNDKSGRRCVQIRSWFDYCNHICIVFEMLGPSLYDFLLKNNYRSFPVDLVREIGRQLLECVAFMHELRLIHTDLKPENILFISPEYIKIPDYKVMPQSTNEGTFYKRLPKSSAIKVIDFGSTAFEHQDHNYIVSTRHYRAPEVILGSLISGLGWSYPCDIWSVGCILVELCSGETLFQTHENLEHLAMMERVLGPLPQHMLKRDGKHAEKYVKRGRLDWPEGATSRESIKAVLKLPHLQNIVMQHVDHSAGYLIDLLQGLLRYDPSNRLTAREALRHPFLTGDHYRRF encoded by the exons ATGGAGATGGACTACGTTACAGAGTTTCCTCACACTCACATGGATTTTCGTCCCAGGAAGAGACCTCGATTAGCTTGGGAACCAACTCAAGCACTCGCaaag GCTCAGTCAGGGATATACCGTGGACAAGATGTTGGGAGTGTGACCAGCTATGGGCCTTCAAGGGTACCCTCAGACCATGCTTGTGTGTTTGTAAAGGGGTTGGTTCAAAATGGCTCTCCCCGAAGGCGAAATGTTGGAAAAGATGGGCATTACACATTTGTGCTTGGAGAAAATTTATCTTCTCGCT ACAAGATACTCAGAAAACTTGGTGAAG GAACCTTTGGTCAGGTTTTGAATTGCTTGGATAGGGAAACAGGTGAGATGGTGGCCATAAAAGTTGTGCGTAGCATTAAGAAATACCGTGATGCAGCAATGACAGAGATTGATGTGCTACAGTTACTCAAGAAGAATGACAAAAGCGGCCGTCG TTGTGTTCAAATACGGAGCTGGTTTGACTATTGTAACCATATATGCATA GTCTTTGAGATGCTTGGACCAAGCCTATATGATTTtcttctaaaaaataattaccgCTCATTTCCTGTTGATCTAGTCCGTGAGATTGGCAGACAACTGTTGGAATGTGTGGCAT TCATGCATGAATTGCGCCTCATCCATACAGACTTGAAGCCTGAGAATATACTTTTTATTTCTCCAGAATACATAAAAATACCTGACTACAAG GTTATGCCTCAGTCAACAAATGAGGGAACCTTCTACAAGAGGTTGCCAAAGTCAAGTGCCATAAAGGTTATTGATTTTGGCAGCACAGCTTTTGAGCATCAAGACCACAATTACATTGTCTCTACCAGGCACTACCGTGCACCCGAGGTTATTCTTG GTTCGTTAATTTCAGGACTTGGATGGAGTTATCCATGCGACATATGGAGTGTTGGTTGTATCTTGGTGGAATTGTGCTCA GGAGAAACTTTGTTTCAGACACATGAAAACTTAGAGCACTTAGCCATGATGGAAAGGGTTCTAGGCCCATTACCTCAGCACATGCTGAAAAGAGATGG CAAACATGCCGAGAAGTATGTGAAAAGAGGTAGATTGGACTGGCCAGAGGGTGCAACATCTCGAGAAAGCATTAAAGCTGTCCTAAAGCTACCTCATCTCCAG AACATAGTAATGCAGCATGTAGATCACTCAGCTGGGTACCTAATAGATCTGTTGCAAGGGCTTCTTAGGTATGATCCTTCCAATAGACTAACTGCTCGTGAAGCCCTCAGGCACCCTTTCCTTACAGGAGATCATTACCGGAGATTTTAA
- the LOC123216519 gene encoding serine/threonine-protein kinase AFC2-like isoform X3 yields MEMDYVTEFPHTHMDFRPRKRPRLAWEPTQALAKAQSGIYRGQDVGSVTSYGPSRVPSDHACVFVKGLVQNGSPRRRNVGKDGHYTFVLGENLSSRYKILRKLGEGTFGQVLNCLDRETGEMVAIKVVRSIKKYRDAAMTEIDVLQLLKKNDKSGRRCVQIRSWFDYCNHICIVFEMLGPSLYDFLLKNNYRSFPVDLVREIGRQLLECVAFMHELRLIHTDLKPENILFISPEYIKIPDYKVMPQSTNEGTFYKRLPKSSAIKVIDFGSTAFEHQDHNYIVSTRHYRAPEVILGSLISGLGWSYPCDIWSVGCILVELCSGETLFQTHENLEHLAMMERVLGPLPQHMLKRDGKHAEKYVKRGRLDWPEGATSRESIKAVLKLPHLQYGLQNIAVTGLQAEERFAF; encoded by the exons ATGGAGATGGACTACGTTACAGAGTTTCCTCACACTCACATGGATTTTCGTCCCAGGAAGAGACCTCGATTAGCTTGGGAACCAACTCAAGCACTCGCaaag GCTCAGTCAGGGATATACCGTGGACAAGATGTTGGGAGTGTGACCAGCTATGGGCCTTCAAGGGTACCCTCAGACCATGCTTGTGTGTTTGTAAAGGGGTTGGTTCAAAATGGCTCTCCCCGAAGGCGAAATGTTGGAAAAGATGGGCATTACACATTTGTGCTTGGAGAAAATTTATCTTCTCGCT ACAAGATACTCAGAAAACTTGGTGAAG GAACCTTTGGTCAGGTTTTGAATTGCTTGGATAGGGAAACAGGTGAGATGGTGGCCATAAAAGTTGTGCGTAGCATTAAGAAATACCGTGATGCAGCAATGACAGAGATTGATGTGCTACAGTTACTCAAGAAGAATGACAAAAGCGGCCGTCG TTGTGTTCAAATACGGAGCTGGTTTGACTATTGTAACCATATATGCATA GTCTTTGAGATGCTTGGACCAAGCCTATATGATTTtcttctaaaaaataattaccgCTCATTTCCTGTTGATCTAGTCCGTGAGATTGGCAGACAACTGTTGGAATGTGTGGCAT TCATGCATGAATTGCGCCTCATCCATACAGACTTGAAGCCTGAGAATATACTTTTTATTTCTCCAGAATACATAAAAATACCTGACTACAAG GTTATGCCTCAGTCAACAAATGAGGGAACCTTCTACAAGAGGTTGCCAAAGTCAAGTGCCATAAAGGTTATTGATTTTGGCAGCACAGCTTTTGAGCATCAAGACCACAATTACATTGTCTCTACCAGGCACTACCGTGCACCCGAGGTTATTCTTG GTTCGTTAATTTCAGGACTTGGATGGAGTTATCCATGCGACATATGGAGTGTTGGTTGTATCTTGGTGGAATTGTGCTCA GGAGAAACTTTGTTTCAGACACATGAAAACTTAGAGCACTTAGCCATGATGGAAAGGGTTCTAGGCCCATTACCTCAGCACATGCTGAAAAGAGATGG CAAACATGCCGAGAAGTATGTGAAAAGAGGTAGATTGGACTGGCCAGAGGGTGCAACATCTCGAGAAAGCATTAAAGCTGTCCTAAAGCTACCTCATCTCCAG TATGGGCTTCAGAATATTGCGGTTACTGGTCTACAAGCTGAAGAAAGATTTGCTTTTTAA
- the LOC123216519 gene encoding serine/threonine-protein kinase AFC2-like isoform X4: MEMDYVTEFPHTHMDFRPRKRPRLAWEPTQALAKAQSGIYRGQDVGSVTSYGPSRVPSDHACVFVKGLVQNGSPRRRNVGKDGHYTFVLGENLSSRYKILRKLGEGTFGQVLNCLDRETGEMVAIKVVRSIKKYRDAAMTEIDVLQLLKKNDKSGRRCVQIRSWFDYCNHICIVFEMLGPSLYDFLLKNNYRSFPVDLVREIGRQLLECVAFMHELRLIHTDLKPENILFISPEYIKIPDYKVMPQSTNEGTFYKRLPKSSAIKVIDFGSTAFEHQDHNYIVSTRHYRAPEVILGSLISGLGWSYPCDIWSVGCILVELCSGETLFQTHENLEHLAMMERVLGPLPQHMLKRDGKHAEKYVKRGRLDWPEGATSRESIKAVLKLPHLQSTKYL, translated from the exons ATGGAGATGGACTACGTTACAGAGTTTCCTCACACTCACATGGATTTTCGTCCCAGGAAGAGACCTCGATTAGCTTGGGAACCAACTCAAGCACTCGCaaag GCTCAGTCAGGGATATACCGTGGACAAGATGTTGGGAGTGTGACCAGCTATGGGCCTTCAAGGGTACCCTCAGACCATGCTTGTGTGTTTGTAAAGGGGTTGGTTCAAAATGGCTCTCCCCGAAGGCGAAATGTTGGAAAAGATGGGCATTACACATTTGTGCTTGGAGAAAATTTATCTTCTCGCT ACAAGATACTCAGAAAACTTGGTGAAG GAACCTTTGGTCAGGTTTTGAATTGCTTGGATAGGGAAACAGGTGAGATGGTGGCCATAAAAGTTGTGCGTAGCATTAAGAAATACCGTGATGCAGCAATGACAGAGATTGATGTGCTACAGTTACTCAAGAAGAATGACAAAAGCGGCCGTCG TTGTGTTCAAATACGGAGCTGGTTTGACTATTGTAACCATATATGCATA GTCTTTGAGATGCTTGGACCAAGCCTATATGATTTtcttctaaaaaataattaccgCTCATTTCCTGTTGATCTAGTCCGTGAGATTGGCAGACAACTGTTGGAATGTGTGGCAT TCATGCATGAATTGCGCCTCATCCATACAGACTTGAAGCCTGAGAATATACTTTTTATTTCTCCAGAATACATAAAAATACCTGACTACAAG GTTATGCCTCAGTCAACAAATGAGGGAACCTTCTACAAGAGGTTGCCAAAGTCAAGTGCCATAAAGGTTATTGATTTTGGCAGCACAGCTTTTGAGCATCAAGACCACAATTACATTGTCTCTACCAGGCACTACCGTGCACCCGAGGTTATTCTTG GTTCGTTAATTTCAGGACTTGGATGGAGTTATCCATGCGACATATGGAGTGTTGGTTGTATCTTGGTGGAATTGTGCTCA GGAGAAACTTTGTTTCAGACACATGAAAACTTAGAGCACTTAGCCATGATGGAAAGGGTTCTAGGCCCATTACCTCAGCACATGCTGAAAAGAGATGG CAAACATGCCGAGAAGTATGTGAAAAGAGGTAGATTGGACTGGCCAGAGGGTGCAACATCTCGAGAAAGCATTAAAGCTGTCCTAAAGCTACCTCATCTCCAG TCAACCAAATACCTATGA
- the LOC123216518 gene encoding pentatricopeptide repeat-containing protein At1g13040, mitochondrial yields MICKLGAQRLIYRAKISRFVKAGLIDQAVQVFDEMTQSNCRAFSIDYNRFIGVLVHHSRFDLAHQYYQQMGPLGFSLTPFTYSRFISGLCKVKNFGLIHILLSNMDKLGLVPDIWAFNIYLSLLFSENRIELALEVFDKIVNNGRKPDVVTYTIIINGLCQAKEFDRAVQAWRLMIEKGIKPDFKACTAVVVGLCDGGKVDLAYELTVGSMKGEIEFGLLIYNMLISGFCRAGRIDKAIAIKRFMMRNGCEPDLVTYNVLLNYCCNDDVVEAEKLMKKMERSGIEPDVYSYNQLLKGLCKASRPDKAYLFMVSKMEAKGFCDVVSYNTIIEAFCKESHTRRAYKLFDEMKQKAIAPDVVTYTILVKAFLREGSFDLAKKLLDQMMGVDLLPDLILYTTIVDYLCKSGKIEIAHGIFQDMIKQGITPDVVSYNALINGLCKSSRVSEALHLYEEMKTKGTHPDELTFKLIIGGLIREKKLEIACGLWDQMMEKGFTLDNAVSETLVKALHSGDFAEN; encoded by the coding sequence ATGATATGCAAACTGGGCGCCCAACGCCTGATATACCGTGCCAAAATCTCAAGATTTGTGAAAGCTGGCCTTATCGATCAAGCCGTCCAAGTGTTCGACGAAATGACCCAATCAAATTGTCGCGCTTTCAGCATTGATTACAATCGTTTCATCGGTGTTTTAGTTCACCATTCCCGGTTTGACCTCGCCCATCAATATTATCAACAAATGGGCCCTCTAGGCTTCTCTTTAACCCCTTTCACTTATTCTAGATTTATTTCAGGTTTGTGTAAAGTAaagaattttggtttaattcatATTCTTTTGAGTAATATGGATAAGCTTGGTCTTGTGCCTGATATTTGGGCCTTTAACATATATTTGAGTCTTTTATTTTCTGAGAATCGGATTGAGTTAGCTTTGGAAGTTTTTgataaaatagttaataatgGAAGGAAGCCTGATGTTGTtacatatacaattattattaatgGGTTGTGCCAAGCAAAGGAGTTTGATAGAGCTGTTCAAGCTTGGAGACTGATGATTGAAAAAGGGATAAAACCAGATTTTAAAGCTTGTACAGCGGTTGTTGTTGGGTTGTGTGATGGTGGGAAAGTTGATTTAGCTTATGAGTTAACAGTTGGTTCAATGAAGGGAGAGATCGAGTTTGGCTTGTTGATTTATAACATGTTGATTAGTGGTTTTTGTAGAGCTGGTAGGATTGATAAGGCTATAGCAATAAAGAGATTTATGATGAGAAATGGATGTGAGCCAGATTTGGTTACTTATAATGTGTTGTTGAATTACTGTTGTAATGACGATGTGGTTGAGGCTGAGaagttgatgaagaagatggAGAGGAGTGGGATAGAACCTGATGTATATAGTTATAATCAACTTCTTAAGGGCCTCTGTAAAGCTAGCCGACCTGATAAAGCTTATTTGTTTATGGTGAGTAAAATGGAGGCAAAAGGATTCTGTGATGTTGTATCATACAATACTATTATTGAGGCATTCTGCAAGGAAAGTCATACTAGAAGAGCTTATAAACTGTTTGACGAAATGAAACAGAAGGCTATTGCACCGGATGTAGTAACGTATACTATTCTTGTAAAAGCATTTCTTAGAGAAGGTAGTTTTGATTTAGCTAAGAAACTTCTAGATCAGATGATGGGAGTGGATTTGTTGCCGGATCTTATACTTTACACTACAATTGTTGATTACCTATGCAAGAGTGGTAAAATTGAGATAGCGCATGGTATTTTTCAGGACATGATAAAGCAGGGAATCACCCCCGATGTGGTTTCATACAATGCCCTCATAAATGGCCTTTGCAAATCTTCTAGAGTAAGTGAAGCCTTGCATCTCTATGAGGAAATGAAGACCAAAGGAACACATCCTGATGAATTAACATTCAAATTGATTATTGGTGGGCTCATTCGAGAAAAGAAGCTGGAAATTGCTTGTGGTTTGTGGGATCAGATGATGGAGAAGGGTTTTACTCTTGATAATGCAGTTTCAGAGACTCTAGTCAAAGCTCTCCATTCAGGAGATTTTGCAGAAAATTGA